From one Syntrophales bacterium genomic stretch:
- a CDS encoding metal-dependent transcriptional regulator — MTATAPLTASLEDYLKTIYHIIAEKQVARSKDIARQLKVGYASVTGAFRALSDKGLINYSPYDVVTLTQKGKTAAEDIVRRHEALRDFFVSVLAADEKDADDAACKMEHSIPDVILERFIQFAQFVEVCPRGGSKWIAGFGYQCDHDSMQENCEKCILAILDDVRTQKQQRGRKDMTSKKLKDLKPGAKGKVLKITSRGQTNTRIVEMGVTPGTVVEVERVAPLGDPIDIKVKGYHLSLRKEEAEGIEVELL; from the coding sequence ATGACTGCAACTGCACCATTAACGGCCAGCTTGGAAGATTATCTGAAGACGATTTATCACATTATCGCCGAAAAACAGGTCGCTCGGTCGAAGGATATCGCCAGGCAACTCAAAGTCGGCTATGCATCTGTCACGGGAGCTTTTCGTGCCCTCTCCGATAAAGGCCTTATAAATTACTCCCCCTATGATGTCGTAACCTTGACCCAGAAGGGTAAAACGGCTGCCGAAGATATCGTCCGCCGCCATGAAGCACTGCGGGATTTTTTTGTCAGTGTTCTTGCCGCGGATGAGAAGGATGCGGACGACGCAGCTTGCAAGATGGAGCATTCGATCCCCGACGTCATTCTGGAGCGTTTTATTCAGTTTGCCCAGTTCGTCGAGGTATGCCCGCGCGGCGGCAGCAAGTGGATTGCCGGTTTCGGGTATCAATGCGACCATGACAGCATGCAAGAAAATTGTGAAAAATGCATACTGGCGATTCTGGATGATGTTCGAACACAAAAACAACAGAGAGGTCGAAAAGATATGACATCAAAGAAACTGAAAGATTTGAAACCGGGAGCAAAGGGAAAAGTGTTAAAAATTACATCCAGAGGTCAAACGAACACACGGATTGTTGAAATGGGAGTTACGCCCGGCACCGTTGTCGAGGTGGAACGGGTAGCACCGCTGGGTGATCCAATAGACATAAAGGTGAAAGGCTATCATCTCTCCTTGAGGAAAGAAGAAGCGGAGGGAATCGAAGTTGAGCTCTTATAG